A window from Caballeronia sp. Lep1P3 encodes these proteins:
- a CDS encoding cytochrome D1 domain-containing protein, which yields MQRFIADVSRVVLGAALSVLVPINAPADEKIIVLDSGEAKVSLIDQETHKVIESFSTGKEPHHLMTTPDGSSLIVADSVSNDLMYLDPRSGQIQRRVANIDDPYQLGFSPDRKWFITAALRLNRVDIYRYDGKDVSLVKRVPLSQTPSHLTFSSDSSTVFVTVQETGELAAIDLASQTVKWKMKVGKVPAGLWMTPGDRYLLIGMTGEDYVAVVDWRKQQVVKTIKTGRGAHNFRNLGDGRHIAVSNRVESTISILDYNDLSKVSDISGLMPGPDDMELSADRRYLWVTFRFARHVGVIDLTTHKLVDTIAVGRSPHGLFFANRAPVNPPNPD from the coding sequence CGAAAAGATCATCGTGCTCGACTCCGGCGAGGCCAAGGTGAGCTTGATCGACCAAGAGACACACAAGGTCATTGAGAGCTTCTCGACTGGGAAAGAGCCTCATCACCTGATGACCACACCTGATGGCTCTTCCCTGATTGTGGCGGATTCAGTGTCGAACGACCTAATGTATCTTGATCCGCGCTCAGGGCAGATCCAGCGTCGTGTCGCGAACATTGACGATCCGTACCAGCTTGGATTTTCCCCGGACCGAAAGTGGTTCATCACTGCGGCGCTACGCCTAAATCGCGTTGACATTTACAGGTACGATGGAAAGGACGTCTCGCTGGTCAAGCGCGTGCCGTTGTCACAGACGCCGAGCCATCTGACCTTCAGCTCCGATAGCAGCACGGTTTTCGTGACGGTGCAAGAAACTGGGGAGCTTGCTGCCATCGACCTTGCTTCTCAAACGGTGAAGTGGAAGATGAAGGTCGGCAAGGTGCCGGCCGGTCTTTGGATGACGCCCGGGGACCGTTACCTGCTCATCGGCATGACGGGCGAAGACTACGTGGCCGTCGTTGATTGGAGAAAGCAGCAGGTTGTCAAGACCATCAAGACCGGCCGTGGCGCTCACAATTTTCGTAACTTGGGCGACGGTCGGCACATCGCGGTTTCGAATCGTGTCGAAAGCACCATCAGCATTCTCGACTACAACGACCTGAGCAAGGTTAGCGATATCAGCGGGCTGATGCCCGGGCCGGACGACATGGAGCTGTCGGCCGATCGTCGATATTTATGGGTCACGTTTCGATTCGCGCGGCACGTCGGCGTGATCGATCTGACGACCCACAAGTTGGTGGACACGATCGCGGTTGGCCGCTCGCCACACGGTCTGTTTTTCGCAAATCGTGCGCCGGTAAATCCGCCGAACCCGGACTAA